The Shewanella sp. NFH-SH190041 genome has a window encoding:
- the sixA gene encoding phosphohistidine phosphatase SixA, with translation MQLFLMRHGEASYEAASDRERVLTAVGRQQTSQMSHWLAERVSGFDLVLVSPYLRVQQTWQQLSCEFAEPGKWLVLDELVPSADAEVAAQLILAYAAQCQAQRVLVISHMPLLGYLVSELTPGIEPPLFATSAIAQLCVTDDKISLESLQSPHTLLTHA, from the coding sequence ATGCAGCTGTTTTTAATGAGGCACGGTGAAGCAAGCTATGAGGCTGCATCGGATCGGGAGCGGGTGTTGACGGCCGTTGGGCGGCAACAGACCAGTCAAATGAGTCATTGGTTGGCTGAGCGGGTGAGCGGATTTGATTTAGTTCTGGTCAGCCCTTATCTGCGGGTGCAGCAGACTTGGCAACAATTGAGTTGTGAATTTGCCGAGCCGGGAAAATGGTTAGTCTTGGATGAACTAGTGCCATCCGCCGATGCAGAAGTCGCCGCTCAGCTGATCTTAGCTTATGCTGCCCAGTGTCAAGCACAACGGGTACTGGTGATTTCCCATATGCCGCTATTGGGTTACCTAGTAAGTGAATTAACCCCTGGGATTGAACCGCCGCTATTTGCTACCTCTGCCATAGCGCAGCTTTGCGTGACCGATGATAAAATATCGCTAGAGTCATTGCAGTCCCCTCACACTTTATTGACCCATGCTTGA
- a CDS encoding insulinase family protein — MSCPVTSPNDPRQYRCLTLPNALRVLLVSDPQATQAAASMAVNVGHFDDPQQRPGMAHFLEHMLFLGTDKFPDSGEYHAFINRHGGSNNAWTGTEHTNFFYAIDAEVFAESLDRFSQFFIAPRFNLELVDRERQAIESEFSLKLKDDIRRIYQVQKETVNPNHPFAKFSVGNLQTLGGDKATLRDELIAFYQSHYSANLMTLCLVAPLSLDEMAQLAQTYFAPIRNHQLSKCYPDTPLYRDSELTRFITITPLKTQKRLTVSFLLPPVDQFYHNKPLTFISHLLGDEGKGSLLAQLKDAGLASGLSAGGGINGYNFKEYCISVQLTDAGLSQTDNIVADIFRYIRLIETQGLENWRYQERANLLKLAFKFQEQIKTLDLASHLSINMQHYPDNDLLLGDYRMDGLDKAQCQQLLALMNPDNMRLQLVAPGLATEQQAPWYHTPYAVAPLTTEQLTLWRNAQPLPNQQLPAANPFIIADACVRDITDDQHKPVVVAEGKGYRIWHKQDKEFRVPKGHMFLSLDSAKAAATAKDAALTRLYVELLLDYLTEFTYPAEVAGLNYNIYPHQGGLTLHLAGFTGNQEKLLALIIEKARERQFTQERFDDIKQQMLQSWGNVAKAKPISQLFTSLSVTLQKRSYEPMRMAECLSNVTLDELHDHVRGFYEKVHLEGLIYGDCLAEEARHLAHRLDQILALVSSPSDESARQLVDMRGKGTLLRELDIQHPDSAIIVYYQCATTSPKDMALFSLLNHTMSSSFFHQLRTQQQLGYMVGTGYLPLHRHPGMIFYIQSPTTGPLQLLQAIDEFIADFNYAVMQITKEQWDSTKKGLIQQVTEHDANLKTRSQRYWASIGNKDYQFDQREKVVAEIATIERAELLQFMMTHLRTKHADRLVLFSQGEQHQQLEPLQSDNMITDLRQFKQQANQFLL, encoded by the coding sequence TTGTCCTGCCCAGTAACCAGCCCTAATGATCCACGCCAATATCGCTGCCTAACCCTGCCAAATGCCCTGCGGGTATTACTGGTGAGCGATCCCCAAGCCACACAAGCCGCCGCATCTATGGCCGTCAATGTTGGCCATTTTGATGATCCGCAGCAGCGCCCCGGCATGGCGCATTTTCTTGAACATATGCTGTTTCTTGGCACAGATAAATTTCCAGATTCAGGGGAATATCATGCCTTTATCAATCGCCATGGCGGTAGCAATAATGCTTGGACTGGTACTGAGCATACCAATTTCTTCTATGCTATAGACGCTGAAGTATTTGCCGAGTCACTGGACAGATTCAGTCAATTTTTTATCGCCCCTCGATTTAATCTGGAGTTAGTTGACCGGGAGCGACAAGCCATTGAGTCCGAGTTCAGCCTCAAGCTAAAAGATGATATCCGCCGTATCTATCAAGTGCAGAAAGAAACGGTGAATCCCAACCATCCGTTTGCCAAATTTTCCGTGGGCAACCTGCAAACCTTAGGCGGAGATAAAGCCACCCTGCGCGATGAGCTGATCGCATTTTACCAAAGCCATTACAGCGCCAACCTTATGACCTTGTGTTTGGTCGCCCCGCTGTCATTAGATGAAATGGCGCAATTAGCCCAGACCTATTTTGCGCCTATCCGCAATCATCAGCTCAGTAAATGTTATCCGGACACGCCGCTATACCGGGACAGTGAGCTAACACGCTTTATCACCATTACGCCACTGAAAACACAAAAACGCCTTACCGTCAGTTTCTTACTGCCACCCGTCGATCAGTTCTATCATAATAAACCCCTGACCTTTATCAGCCATTTACTGGGAGATGAAGGTAAAGGCAGCTTACTGGCGCAGCTTAAAGATGCCGGCCTTGCATCCGGACTCTCAGCCGGTGGAGGTATTAATGGCTATAACTTCAAAGAATATTGCATCAGTGTGCAGCTTACCGATGCCGGACTGTCACAAACTGACAATATCGTGGCGGACATTTTCCGCTATATCCGCTTAATCGAAACACAAGGCCTTGAAAACTGGCGCTATCAAGAGCGGGCCAATTTGCTGAAACTGGCCTTTAAATTCCAGGAACAAATCAAAACGTTAGATCTGGCCAGCCACCTTAGTATCAATATGCAACATTACCCCGATAACGATCTGCTGCTGGGTGATTACCGTATGGATGGACTGGATAAAGCCCAGTGCCAACAACTGCTGGCACTAATGAATCCAGATAATATGCGCCTGCAATTGGTTGCCCCCGGCCTAGCAACAGAGCAGCAAGCACCTTGGTATCACACGCCGTATGCAGTAGCACCATTAACCACAGAGCAGCTAACCTTGTGGCGCAACGCCCAACCACTGCCAAACCAGCAACTTCCAGCCGCCAACCCCTTTATTATTGCTGATGCCTGCGTGCGAGATATCACAGATGATCAGCATAAACCTGTTGTTGTTGCTGAAGGTAAAGGCTATCGCATCTGGCATAAACAGGATAAAGAGTTTCGGGTACCCAAAGGCCATATGTTCCTGTCACTGGATTCGGCCAAAGCCGCTGCCACAGCAAAGGACGCAGCACTGACCCGGCTATATGTCGAGCTGCTGCTGGATTACTTAACGGAATTTACCTATCCGGCAGAAGTAGCGGGGCTAAATTACAATATTTATCCGCATCAGGGCGGACTGACTCTACATCTGGCTGGCTTTACCGGCAATCAAGAAAAATTGCTGGCGCTAATTATTGAAAAAGCCCGCGAGCGACAATTTACCCAAGAGCGCTTTGACGATATCAAACAGCAAATGCTACAAAGCTGGGGCAATGTCGCTAAAGCAAAACCTATCTCTCAACTGTTCACCAGTTTAAGTGTCACGCTGCAAAAACGCAGTTATGAACCGATGCGGATGGCCGAATGCCTGAGCAATGTCACCTTAGATGAACTGCACGATCATGTGCGGGGTTTTTACGAAAAAGTGCACTTAGAAGGTTTAATCTACGGCGATTGCTTAGCAGAAGAAGCACGCCATCTGGCTCACCGGCTGGATCAGATTCTGGCACTGGTATCATCTCCCAGTGATGAATCAGCAAGGCAACTGGTAGATATGCGTGGTAAAGGCACCTTGCTGCGGGAGCTAGACATTCAACATCCAGATAGCGCCATTATTGTCTATTACCAGTGCGCCACAACCTCACCTAAAGATATGGCGCTGTTCAGCCTGCTGAACCACACCATGTCATCCAGTTTTTTCCACCAGCTCAGAACGCAACAGCAACTGGGTTACATGGTTGGCACAGGTTACCTGCCACTGCATCGGCACCCGGGAATGATTTTTTATATCCAGTCGCCCACCACAGGACCATTGCAATTACTGCAGGCGATTGATGAATTTATTGCCGACTTTAATTATGCGGTGATGCAAATCACCAAAGAGCAGTGGGACAGCACCAAAAAAGGACTGATTCAACAAGTTACCGAGCATGACGCCAACTTAAAGACCCGCAGCCAGCGCTACTGGGCCAGTATTGGCAATAAGGATTATCAGTTTGATCAACGGGAAAAAGTGGTCGCAGAAATTGCCACCATTGAGCGGGCTGAATTACTGCAGTTTATGATGACTCACCTGCGCACCAAACATGCTGATCGTCTCGTGCTGTTCAGCCAAGGAGAACAACACCAACAGCTTGAGCCATTGCAATCCGACAATATGATCACTGATTTACGCCAGTTTAAACAGCAGGCCAATCAGTTCCTGCTTTAA
- the fadI gene encoding acetyl-CoA C-acyltransferase FadI yields the protein MSNRQVLTRGNGERIAIVAGLRTPFARQATDFHGVSALELGAMVVNELISRTELDSKLVEQLVYGQVIQMPAAPNIAREIVLTTGMSVHTDAYSVTRACATGFQSAVNVAESILAGNIDIGIAGGADSASVLPIGVSKKLARALLDLTKAKTLGQKLGIARRLGLKDLLPVPPAVAEYTTGLTMGQTAEQMAKSHGISRESQDELALRSHRLAMDTWESGVLAEEVMTAHVPPYQGYIDRDNTLRPDATLASYAKLRPVFDRQHGSVTAGNSTPLTDGASALLLMSEGRAKALGYQPLGYLRSYAFTAIDVHEDMLMGPSYATPLALDRAGMTLSDLTLIEMHEAFAAQALANMKMFASRTFAQEKLGRDQAIGEIDMDKFNVQGGSLAYGHPFAATGGRLITQLCRELKRRGGGTGLATACAAGGLGTAMIVEVE from the coding sequence ATGAGTAACAGACAGGTGTTAACCCGGGGAAATGGTGAGCGGATTGCCATTGTGGCCGGACTGAGAACGCCCTTTGCCAGGCAGGCGACAGATTTTCACGGCGTCAGTGCGCTGGAGCTGGGCGCCATGGTGGTGAATGAATTGATTTCCCGCACTGAGCTGGATAGCAAATTGGTTGAACAGCTGGTTTATGGGCAGGTGATTCAGATGCCTGCTGCGCCCAATATTGCCCGGGAAATTGTGCTGACGACCGGGATGTCAGTGCATACCGATGCTTATAGTGTTACCCGTGCCTGTGCCACAGGATTTCAAAGCGCAGTTAATGTTGCTGAGTCTATTTTGGCCGGCAATATTGATATCGGTATTGCCGGGGGAGCGGATTCTGCCTCGGTATTGCCTATTGGTGTGTCGAAAAAATTGGCTCGGGCGCTGTTGGATTTGACCAAAGCGAAAACCTTAGGACAAAAACTGGGGATTGCCCGGCGACTGGGGCTTAAAGATTTACTGCCGGTACCGCCAGCGGTGGCGGAATACACTACAGGCCTGACCATGGGGCAAACGGCAGAGCAAATGGCAAAAAGCCATGGTATCAGCCGGGAAAGTCAGGATGAATTGGCGCTGCGCTCCCACCGACTGGCAATGGATACCTGGGAGTCCGGAGTGTTAGCTGAGGAAGTGATGACGGCCCATGTGCCGCCTTATCAGGGCTATATTGACCGGGATAACACACTGCGGCCGGATGCCACACTGGCATCCTATGCCAAACTGCGGCCAGTCTTTGACCGTCAGCATGGCAGTGTCACCGCGGGGAACAGTACACCATTGACTGATGGTGCATCCGCATTGTTATTGATGAGTGAAGGGCGAGCTAAGGCGCTGGGGTACCAGCCGTTGGGGTATCTGCGCAGTTATGCTTTTACTGCCATTGATGTGCATGAAGATATGCTGATGGGGCCTTCTTATGCCACACCGCTGGCGTTAGATCGCGCCGGGATGACACTGTCTGATCTGACCTTGATTGAAATGCATGAAGCGTTTGCGGCCCAAGCGCTGGCAAATATGAAGATGTTTGCCTCCAGAACATTTGCCCAAGAAAAACTGGGGCGGGATCAGGCCATTGGAGAGATCGATATGGATAAGTTCAATGTACAGGGGGGCTCGCTGGCTTATGGACATCCATTTGCGGCCACCGGTGGGCGACTGATCACTCAGCTCTGCCGGGAGCTCAAACGCCGTGGTGGTGGCACTGGCCTGGCAACGGCCTGTGCTGCTGGTGGTTTGGGGACAGCCATGATTGTGGAGGTGGAGTAA
- the prmB gene encoding 50S ribosomal protein L3 N(5)-glutamine methyltransferase yields the protein MDKIFVDEAVTELKTIGDMLRWAVSRFNDAGIYYGHGTDNAWDEAVALVLHALHLPDELGQQVVNANLTSSEKHKIVDLIIRRVRERLPVPYLTNVARFAGLDFYVDERVLVPRSPIGEMIGNGFAPWLYNRQVNRVLDLCTGSGCIAIACAYEFEDAEVDALDISDDALEVAQINVENLGVMDRVFPMQSDLFSAIPKGPQYDLIVSNPPYVDQEDIDDMPQEYHHEPALGLASGRDGLDITKRILANAADYLTEEGVLVVEVGNSMVHLMEQFPEVPFTWVSFENGGDGVFVLTRDQLLENESLFAIYKDRD from the coding sequence TTGGACAAGATCTTTGTAGATGAAGCCGTTACTGAGCTGAAAACCATCGGCGATATGCTGCGTTGGGCAGTGAGCCGTTTTAATGATGCCGGTATTTATTATGGCCATGGGACAGATAATGCGTGGGATGAAGCTGTCGCGCTGGTACTGCACGCCCTGCATCTGCCTGATGAGCTGGGACAGCAGGTGGTCAATGCCAACCTGACCAGCAGTGAAAAACATAAGATTGTTGACCTGATTATCCGTCGGGTACGTGAACGTTTGCCTGTGCCATATTTGACCAATGTCGCGCGTTTTGCGGGATTGGACTTTTATGTCGATGAGCGGGTATTGGTACCACGCTCACCTATCGGTGAAATGATTGGCAATGGGTTTGCGCCTTGGTTGTATAACCGCCAGGTTAACCGGGTGTTGGATCTGTGTACCGGTAGCGGCTGTATCGCCATTGCTTGTGCTTATGAATTTGAAGATGCCGAAGTCGATGCGCTGGATATCAGTGATGATGCGCTGGAAGTGGCCCAAATCAACGTGGAAAATCTTGGGGTGATGGATCGGGTCTTCCCGATGCAGTCTGATTTATTCAGCGCCATTCCTAAAGGCCCGCAGTATGATCTGATTGTTTCCAATCCACCTTATGTGGATCAGGAAGACATTGATGATATGCCACAGGAATATCACCATGAACCTGCGTTGGGGCTTGCCTCAGGCCGTGATGGATTGGATATTACCAAGCGTATTTTGGCCAACGCGGCGGACTACCTGACCGAAGAAGGTGTGCTGGTGGTGGAAGTGGGTAACTCCATGGTGCATCTGATGGAGCAATTCCCCGAAGTACCTTTCACTTGGGTTAGCTTCGAAAATGGTGGTGACGGCGTCTTTGTTTTGACCCGTGATCAGTTGCTGGAAAATGAATCCTTGTTTGCCATTTACAAGGACAGAGATTAA
- the smrB gene encoding endonuclease SmrB yields MNAKNTKDIPETFAELVGDIKPLQQDRRHFGTPLKTKVEMVEKAVQVESDSYFSDTYQPLLPSDGPMRWLRADINSLELKRLRRGDYVPDLLLDLHGYRQSEAKLEIAALLHACIKQHSQCCCIMHGYGTGILKQQVPMWLAQHPQVKAFHQASREWGSDAALLVLVDIGEHPHRR; encoded by the coding sequence ATGAATGCCAAAAACACCAAAGACATACCTGAAACCTTTGCCGAGCTGGTTGGTGATATCAAGCCATTACAGCAAGACCGCCGGCATTTTGGTACACCGCTGAAAACCAAAGTTGAAATGGTTGAAAAAGCCGTTCAGGTAGAGTCAGATAGCTATTTTTCGGACACTTACCAGCCATTATTGCCCAGTGATGGGCCCATGCGCTGGCTAAGAGCAGATATCAACAGCCTGGAGTTAAAACGTCTGCGGCGGGGTGACTATGTGCCTGATTTACTGCTGGATCTGCACGGCTACCGTCAAAGCGAAGCCAAGCTCGAAATTGCCGCCCTGCTCCATGCCTGTATCAAACAGCACAGTCAATGTTGCTGCATTATGCACGGTTATGGCACCGGCATCTTAAAGCAACAAGTGCCCATGTGGTTGGCACAACACCCTCAGGTCAAAGCCTTCCATCAGGCATCCAGAGAATGGGGTAGTGATGCCGCATTACTTGTGCTGGTGGATATTGGTGAGCATCCCCATCGCCGTTAA
- the aroC gene encoding chorismate synthase, with translation MSGNSIGQNFVVTTFGESHGVALGCIIDGCPPGLALTAEDMQHDLDRRRPGTSRYTTARREADAVRILSGVFDGKTTGTAIGLLIENTDQRSQDYSNIKDVFRPGHADYTYQQKYGLRDYRGGGRASARETAMRVAAGAVAKKYLQQIHGIEIRAYLSQLGPICAEQVDWDEIERNAFFFPDASKLEALDEYMRALKKSGDSVGAKVSVVATNVPVGLGEPVFDRLDADIAHALMGINAVKGVEIGDGFDVVTQTGSQHRDLMTPAGFSSNHAGGVLGGISSGQPIVAHMALKPTSSISVPGDSIDVTGQQTEVVTKGRHDPCVGIRAVPIAEAMLAIVLMDHLLRHRAQNQQVQCTTPILGMAE, from the coding sequence ATGTCAGGAAATAGTATCGGACAGAATTTTGTTGTGACCACCTTTGGGGAAAGTCATGGTGTGGCACTGGGGTGTATTATTGATGGCTGTCCGCCGGGGCTGGCATTGACTGCAGAAGATATGCAGCATGATTTAGACCGGCGCAGACCGGGCACTTCGCGCTACACCACCGCCCGGCGGGAAGCAGATGCTGTGCGTATTCTTTCCGGAGTCTTTGACGGTAAAACCACAGGCACAGCGATAGGCTTGCTGATTGAAAACACAGATCAGCGCAGTCAGGATTATTCCAATATTAAAGACGTGTTCCGTCCGGGGCATGCCGATTATACCTACCAGCAAAAATATGGCCTGCGGGATTACCGTGGCGGCGGGCGGGCTTCTGCCCGGGAAACGGCCATGCGTGTGGCCGCAGGCGCTGTGGCTAAAAAATACCTGCAGCAAATCCATGGTATTGAGATCCGCGCTTATTTGTCCCAATTGGGGCCCATTTGTGCCGAGCAAGTGGATTGGGATGAGATTGAACGCAATGCATTTTTCTTTCCTGATGCCAGTAAACTCGAGGCGCTGGATGAATATATGCGCGCGCTGAAAAAGTCCGGTGACTCTGTTGGGGCTAAAGTCTCTGTGGTCGCCACGAATGTGCCAGTTGGCTTGGGCGAGCCGGTATTTGATCGGCTGGATGCTGATATTGCCCATGCCTTGATGGGCATTAATGCGGTCAAAGGTGTGGAAATCGGTGATGGTTTTGACGTGGTAACGCAAACCGGCTCACAACATCGAGATCTGATGACACCCGCTGGGTTTAGCTCTAATCATGCTGGTGGGGTGCTGGGCGGTATTTCATCCGGTCAGCCGATTGTGGCACATATGGCGCTAAAACCGACATCCAGTATCAGTGTGCCCGGCGACAGTATAGATGTAACCGGCCAGCAGACAGAAGTGGTGACTAAGGGGAGACATGATCCCTGTGTCGGGATCCGGGCGGTGCCAATTGCTGAAGCCATGCTGGCGATTGTACTGATGGATCACCTGTTGCGCCATCGGGCACAAAATCAGCAAGTACAATGCACGACCCCGATATTAGGTATGGCTGAGTGA
- a CDS encoding AAA family ATPase, protein MPLSRFHSLRTYLDQLILGQPLLTESLLTALIADGHLLVEGPPGLAKTRAVKALCDGVQGDFHRIQFTPDLLPADLTGTDIYRAQTGNFEFEAGPIFHNLILADEINRAPAKVQSALLEAMAEGQVTVGKSSYRLPELFLVMATQNPLENEGTYPLPEAQLDRFLMHLNLDYPSAETELAILRLSRNEALHTEPVTVEPITQEEIFAARKAALEIYLAQPLERYIVELVMATRQPQKYSDELASWLDYGVSPRATQSLERCARARAWLHERDFVTPEDIQAVAPNVLRHRLLLSYQAQAQGISRDQVINHILSLVAVP, encoded by the coding sequence ATGCCCTTAAGTCGATTTCATTCCCTTCGCACTTATTTGGACCAGTTGATTTTGGGTCAGCCACTGCTGACCGAAAGTCTGCTGACCGCCCTTATCGCCGATGGCCACCTGTTAGTAGAAGGCCCACCGGGACTGGCTAAAACACGGGCGGTAAAAGCCCTATGTGATGGGGTTCAGGGGGATTTTCATCGGATCCAGTTTACGCCGGATCTATTACCGGCCGATTTAACCGGTACCGATATTTATCGAGCTCAGACCGGTAACTTCGAATTTGAAGCCGGCCCAATTTTTCATAACCTCATTTTGGCTGATGAAATCAACCGCGCCCCAGCTAAAGTGCAATCAGCACTACTGGAAGCAATGGCTGAAGGACAGGTCACGGTAGGCAAGAGCAGTTATCGTCTGCCAGAACTTTTTTTGGTGATGGCAACCCAAAACCCGCTGGAAAATGAAGGAACTTACCCACTACCAGAAGCTCAGCTGGATCGTTTTTTGATGCACTTGAATCTGGATTACCCGAGCGCTGAAACGGAGTTAGCCATCCTGCGACTATCACGTAATGAGGCGCTACATACTGAGCCGGTGACCGTCGAGCCCATTACCCAGGAAGAGATTTTTGCTGCCCGTAAAGCGGCACTGGAAATCTACCTGGCACAACCACTGGAGCGCTATATTGTCGAGCTGGTGATGGCCACCCGTCAGCCACAAAAATACAGTGATGAATTGGCCAGTTGGCTGGATTATGGTGTCAGCCCAAGGGCAACCCAATCGCTGGAACGCTGCGCCCGGGCAAGAGCTTGGCTGCATGAACGGGACTTTGTCACCCCGGAAGATATCCAGGCTGTCGCACCCAATGTCCTGCGCCACCGTTTGCTGCTCAGTTATCAGGCGCAAGCCCAAGGTATCAGCCGGGATCAGGTGATCAATCATATTCTCAGCCTGGTAGCGGTACCTTAA
- the fadJ gene encoding fatty acid oxidation complex subunit alpha FadJ: MTVTALDLNQQQQPEVPQSTFNLLRRDDGIAVLTIDVPGESINSLRDEFIPEVNLMLDDIAADSRITGLVMISGKPDSFIAGADISMLDRCDTVADAKVLSQQCHQVFARLQGLGIPVVAAIHGACLGGGLELALACDQRICSDDSKTLLGLPEVQLGLLPGGGGTQRLPRLIGVMSALDMMLTGKQVRAKAAKKMGLVDDIVPKSILLQSAVAMAKRGISPRSGRPLKQPLPAKLLEATAMGRNIIYQRAAAQVMAQTQGNYPAPEKIIDCVRQGMNSGMEQGLALETESFASLVMTPESRAMRAVFFAMNEMKKETGAGEVQPKAVRKAVVLGGGLMGGGIASVTSTKAKVPVRVKDINETGLSHALAYAYRLLDKKVRRRHMRAAERDSLMALMTTTTEYQGVKDADIVVEAVFEDLALKHQMVRDIERECHPETIFASNTSSLPITQIAQAASRPENVIGLHYFSPVDKMPLVEVIAHQHTSPQTIATTVAFARKQGKTPIVVQDCAGFYVNRILALYMNEAAQWLLEGQSVESLDRALVKFGFPVGPITLLDEVGIDVGAKIAPILEQELGSRFAAPKAFDALLADDRRGRKNSKGFYLYGKGAPKKGKKVDGSVYRVLGIMPRDSVDESLIARRCMVQMLNEAARCLEEGIIASPRDGDIGALFGIGFPPFRGGPFRYMDSLGAKALVEELELYRQTLGERFASCELLQQMATDQTQFYPR, from the coding sequence ATGACAGTCACAGCGCTTGATCTTAATCAACAACAGCAGCCTGAAGTGCCACAAAGTACCTTTAATTTGCTTCGGCGAGATGATGGCATTGCTGTTTTAACCATTGATGTTCCTGGCGAAAGTATCAATAGCCTTAGGGATGAATTTATTCCTGAAGTGAACCTGATGCTGGATGATATTGCTGCCGACAGCAGGATTACCGGTTTAGTGATGATTTCTGGCAAGCCAGATTCCTTTATTGCCGGCGCGGATATCAGTATGTTGGACCGCTGTGACACTGTCGCGGATGCGAAAGTCTTATCACAGCAATGTCACCAAGTTTTTGCCCGGCTCCAAGGGTTAGGGATCCCTGTGGTGGCGGCCATTCACGGTGCCTGTTTGGGTGGCGGGTTAGAGTTGGCGCTGGCCTGTGATCAGCGTATCTGCAGTGACGACAGTAAAACCTTGCTGGGACTACCGGAAGTACAGTTAGGCTTACTGCCCGGTGGAGGAGGTACTCAACGCTTACCTCGACTTATCGGCGTGATGTCAGCACTGGATATGATGTTGACTGGCAAACAGGTGCGGGCCAAGGCCGCTAAAAAAATGGGGCTGGTGGATGATATAGTGCCTAAGTCAATTTTGCTGCAAAGTGCTGTTGCTATGGCTAAACGCGGGATCAGCCCTCGGTCGGGTCGTCCGTTGAAGCAGCCTTTGCCTGCAAAGTTACTCGAAGCAACAGCCATGGGGCGCAATATTATTTATCAGCGCGCAGCCGCTCAGGTCATGGCGCAAACCCAAGGGAATTATCCGGCGCCCGAGAAGATTATTGATTGTGTCAGACAAGGCATGAATAGCGGCATGGAGCAGGGATTAGCACTGGAAACAGAATCTTTTGCCTCGCTAGTGATGACGCCTGAGTCCCGCGCTATGCGGGCGGTCTTTTTTGCCATGAACGAAATGAAAAAAGAGACGGGGGCTGGCGAGGTGCAACCAAAAGCTGTCCGTAAAGCTGTGGTGCTTGGCGGTGGCTTGATGGGGGGCGGTATTGCTTCTGTCACTAGCACTAAAGCTAAAGTGCCAGTGCGGGTGAAAGATATTAATGAAACCGGCCTGTCTCATGCCTTGGCTTATGCTTACCGTTTGCTGGACAAAAAGGTACGTCGGCGACATATGCGCGCAGCCGAGCGGGACAGCTTGATGGCATTAATGACCACGACCACGGAATATCAAGGGGTGAAAGATGCCGATATTGTGGTGGAAGCGGTATTTGAAGATTTAGCATTGAAACATCAAATGGTGCGGGACATTGAGCGGGAATGTCATCCAGAAACTATTTTTGCCTCCAATACATCATCACTGCCGATCACTCAGATTGCTCAAGCGGCCAGCCGCCCTGAAAACGTGATTGGTCTGCACTACTTTTCACCGGTTGATAAGATGCCGTTGGTGGAAGTGATTGCCCACCAACACACATCCCCACAAACGATTGCCACTACAGTGGCATTTGCCCGCAAGCAGGGGAAAACGCCCATTGTGGTCCAGGATTGTGCCGGGTTTTATGTCAATCGTATTTTGGCGCTGTATATGAATGAGGCGGCACAATGGTTGTTGGAAGGTCAGAGTGTTGAAAGTCTTGACCGGGCACTGGTTAAATTTGGTTTTCCCGTGGGGCCGATTACCTTGCTCGATGAAGTGGGGATTGATGTGGGGGCCAAAATTGCGCCGATTCTAGAGCAGGAGCTGGGTAGTCGCTTTGCTGCGCCTAAGGCTTTTGATGCGCTATTGGCAGATGATCGCCGCGGTCGAAAAAATAGTAAAGGCTTTTATCTGTATGGCAAAGGCGCCCCGAAAAAAGGCAAGAAAGTGGATGGATCTGTCTACCGGGTACTGGGTATTATGCCCCGGGACAGTGTTGATGAATCGTTGATTGCGCGACGTTGTATGGTGCAGATGCTCAATGAGGCTGCCCGATGTCTGGAAGAGGGCATTATTGCAAGCCCACGGGATGGTGATATTGGCGCGCTGTTTGGTATCGGGTTCCCGCCATTTCGGGGCGGGCCGTTCCGCTATATGGACAGTTTAGGAGCTAAAGCATTGGTCGAAGAGTTGGAGCTGTACCGGCAAACATTAGGTGAGCGTTTTGCGTCTTGTGAGCTTTTACAACAGATGGCGACTGATCAAACTCAGTTTTATCCAAGGTAA